The Mycoplasmopsis equigenitalium genome contains a region encoding:
- a CDS encoding thymidine kinase, translating to MYRRYSEGTLEVITGPMFSGKTEELIKRINTLKYANIKTLVIKPKFDTRFSEDFIVSRNTIQFPAHNVENAEEILSLVDNSIKAVAIDEVNFFKDDIIPVIEELTAKRIRVIVAGLDQDYLRRPYGVLPKLLAMAEEVSKLKAVCMQCKLDASCSFRKVDVKKLNYIGDSDEYEARCRRCHIAGETKKQEEREQEKTQEN from the coding sequence ATGTATAGAAGATACAGCGAGGGAACATTGGAAGTTATTACTGGACCAATGTTCTCGGGCAAAACTGAAGAATTAATTAAAAGAATTAACACATTAAAATACGCTAATATTAAAACGCTGGTTATCAAACCAAAATTTGATACTCGTTTTAGCGAAGATTTTATTGTTTCAAGAAATACAATTCAATTTCCTGCTCACAATGTTGAAAACGCTGAAGAAATTTTAAGCCTAGTTGATAATTCCATTAAAGCAGTAGCGATTGATGAAGTTAACTTCTTTAAAGATGATATTATTCCTGTGATTGAAGAATTAACAGCAAAACGCATTCGTGTAATTGTTGCAGGACTAGACCAAGATTATTTACGTCGTCCTTACGGAGTGTTGCCAAAACTTTTAGCAATGGCTGAAGAAGTTTCAAAACTAAAAGCCGTTTGTATGCAATGTAAACTTGATGCTTCTTGTTCATTCCGGAAAGTCGATGTTAAAAAACTAAATTACATTGGCGATTCTGATGAATATGAGGCACGTTGTCGCCGTTGTCATATAGCTGGTGAAACCAAAAAACAAGAAGAACGTGAACAAGAAAAAACTCAGGAAAATTAA
- a CDS encoding DUF871 domain-containing protein, whose amino-acid sequence MLGISIYPDKQDKKEIINYIKLAARYNFKRIFSCLLSINKEAKIIKEEFLEINELAKKLGMMVILDVNPRVFEQLGISYKDLSFFKEIKADGVRLDLGFNGLTEADMTYNKEDLFIEINMSLDSKYIDNILSCRPNIKKLIACHNFYPQRYTGLSLPFFENSSKKCKDFHMRTAAFVNSSGAVGPWPLSHGLPTLEMHRDLNIKVQAKHLFATGLIDDVIIGNAFASEKELKALSSINSDLICFTLTKSSLKNTTNLEKEILFKNNHFRRPDTNAYTIRSTQSRVKYKENDFPAHDTPPVLKRGDVVICNNNLKQYKGELQIVLSEHKNIEMGKNVVGKIDPDEMILLDYVLPIGKFTFEE is encoded by the coding sequence ATGCTTGGAATTTCAATATATCCTGATAAACAAGATAAAAAGGAAATTATAAATTATATAAAACTTGCTGCTCGATATAACTTTAAGCGTATCTTTTCTTGCTTGCTTTCAATTAATAAAGAAGCAAAAATAATTAAAGAAGAGTTTTTAGAAATTAACGAACTAGCGAAAAAACTAGGCATGATGGTAATTCTTGATGTTAATCCTCGTGTATTTGAACAACTTGGTATATCTTATAAGGATTTATCTTTCTTTAAAGAGATAAAGGCTGATGGAGTCCGCCTTGATTTAGGTTTTAACGGTTTAACCGAAGCAGATATGACATACAATAAAGAAGACTTATTTATTGAAATTAATATGTCACTTGATTCGAAATATATCGATAATATTTTATCGTGTCGACCAAACATTAAAAAACTTATTGCTTGCCACAATTTTTACCCACAACGTTATACCGGTTTAAGCTTACCTTTCTTTGAAAACAGTAGTAAAAAATGCAAAGACTTTCACATGCGCACTGCGGCATTTGTTAACTCAAGCGGCGCCGTTGGTCCTTGACCTTTAAGTCATGGCTTGCCAACTTTAGAAATGCACCGTGACTTAAATATTAAAGTCCAAGCAAAACATTTATTTGCTACTGGATTAATTGATGATGTTATTATCGGGAACGCTTTTGCTAGCGAAAAAGAGTTAAAAGCATTAAGTAGTATCAACTCTGATTTAATTTGCTTCACTCTTACCAAATCATCATTAAAAAATACCACAAATTTAGAAAAAGAAATCCTGTTTAAAAATAATCATTTTCGTCGTCCTGATACCAACGCCTACACAATTCGATCAACGCAATCACGAGTAAAATATAAAGAAAACGACTTCCCAGCTCATGATACACCTCCAGTTTTAAAACGCGGTGATGTTGTTATTTGCAACAATAATCTTAAACAATATAAAGGTGAATTACAAATTGTTTTAAGCGAACATAAAAACATTGAAATGGGTAAAAATGTCGTTGGCAAAATCGATCCAGATGAAATGATTCTGCTTGATTACGTACTCCCAATAGGAAAATTTACTTTTGAAGAATAA
- a CDS encoding PTS transporter subunit EIIC, whose amino-acid sequence MSTNQKVKKSSIGMNILKWIEHTFMPIISKISDNRYINAIRSGMVAVIPILLIGSTFLIIYFFPIGRTETFGGKILLPYEGGRWASFFMLPYRLTFPMMGFFVVIGIARALARSYKLDDQQGVFIAIIAYIISIVGPTYKSVGNPAFTTASFGSATIFGGIIVSIFAIEIFRLCVKYKITIRLPKSVPPVVAKPFNALIPMLLVIVPAVLLFNVAHFDLHKFVALLLQPIQGLLAGNNYFGFIIVILFVMLLWIAGIHGMAIVGAVARPFWLIALDENTSLLSTLGKNTLTASDGANILVEPFFQWFVWIGGAGATLGLLIIMLFIAKSKYIRAVTYPSIVPGIFNINEPVIFGYPLVLNPILAIPAILAPLTMGTISFLAMKFNLVNVPTQLVGWTLPSPVGAILATGLDWRALVLCLLMIAVSTIIWWPFAKIYDNKMLKEEIEMEVQERKAKAEAENLMFDEDAVRAEITKEFKARSIFKRPKKQAKQNQV is encoded by the coding sequence ATGTCAACTAACCAAAAAGTTAAAAAATCAAGCATTGGTATGAACATTCTAAAGTGAATTGAACATACTTTTATGCCGATAATTAGCAAAATTAGTGATAATCGTTACATTAACGCCATCCGTAGTGGTATGGTTGCCGTTATTCCGATTTTGTTAATTGGTTCTACATTTCTTATTATTTATTTCTTCCCAATTGGAAGAACCGAAACATTTGGTGGCAAGATTTTGTTACCATATGAAGGTGGTCGTTGAGCATCATTCTTTATGTTGCCTTACCGACTAACCTTTCCTATGATGGGTTTCTTTGTTGTGATCGGAATTGCTCGGGCTTTAGCTCGTAGTTATAAACTTGATGATCAACAAGGAGTTTTCATCGCAATTATTGCTTATATTATTTCAATTGTGGGTCCGACCTATAAATCTGTAGGCAACCCCGCATTTACTACTGCCTCATTTGGTTCAGCCACAATCTTTGGTGGAATTATCGTTTCAATTTTTGCCATTGAAATCTTTAGACTTTGTGTTAAATATAAAATTACAATTCGTTTACCAAAATCCGTGCCACCAGTGGTAGCTAAACCATTTAATGCTTTAATTCCCATGCTACTTGTAATTGTTCCTGCAGTTTTACTATTTAATGTTGCTCATTTTGATCTCCATAAATTTGTTGCACTTTTATTACAACCTATCCAAGGATTATTAGCGGGAAACAACTACTTTGGTTTTATTATTGTGATTTTATTTGTTATGCTACTTTGAATTGCCGGAATTCACGGGATGGCAATAGTTGGAGCAGTAGCACGGCCATTTTGACTTATTGCATTAGATGAAAACACATCGTTACTTAGTACGTTAGGTAAAAACACCCTTACTGCTAGCGATGGCGCTAACATTCTTGTTGAACCATTCTTCCAATGATTTGTTTGAATTGGTGGTGCCGGTGCTACCTTAGGGTTATTAATCATTATGTTATTTATCGCTAAATCAAAATACATCAGAGCCGTAACCTATCCTTCGATCGTACCGGGAATTTTCAACATTAATGAACCAGTTATTTTCGGTTATCCACTTGTTTTAAATCCCATTCTTGCGATTCCTGCCATTTTAGCACCGCTAACAATGGGGACAATTTCATTTCTTGCAATGAAATTTAACTTAGTAAATGTGCCAACGCAACTTGTTGGTTGAACATTACCTTCACCAGTTGGTGCCATTTTAGCAACTGGTTTAGACTGAAGAGCGTTAGTGCTTTGCTTACTAATGATTGCTGTCTCAACCATTATTTGATGACCATTTGCAAAAATATACGACAATAAAATGTTAAAAGAAGAAATTGAAATGGAAGTTCAAGAACGTAAAGCAAAAGCTGAGGCTGAAAATCTTATGTTTGATGAAGATGCAGTCCGTGCCGAAATTACAAAAGAATTTAAAGCAAGAAGCATCTTTAAACGTCCTAAAAAACAAGCAAAACAAAATCAAGTTTAA
- a CDS encoding PTS sugar transporter subunit IIB, translated as MNILLICSGGMSTHILMSSLEKEAKQLGIEFTANAIGVAELDEYARNDYDVILVAPQIRFKFAEFEKIAQAKRKLIYQIQPTEYNPVGVPRLLKNVKKLMEENNVN; from the coding sequence ATGAATATTCTTTTAATTTGTTCTGGCGGAATGTCGACACATATTCTAATGAGTTCGCTTGAAAAAGAAGCAAAACAATTAGGTATTGAATTTACGGCCAACGCCATCGGCGTTGCTGAACTTGATGAATATGCTAGAAATGACTACGATGTAATCTTAGTGGCTCCGCAAATTCGTTTTAAATTCGCTGAATTTGAAAAAATTGCACAAGCAAAAAGGAAACTTATTTATCAAATTCAACCAACAGAATATAATCCTGTTGGTGTACCAAGATTGCTTAAAAATGTTAAAAAATTAATGGAGGAAAACAATGTCAACTAA